The DNA region AACACATGTTCGAACTTTGCTTTCTTAGTTTTAGCACTTATCAACGAACATTGTCGAGACTCGCTAGAACAAATGTTTGAAAAAGCTGTGCGGCTGCCCTACGTTTGAATCAAAGAACAACCACCACTGAAGTTGATCAGCAGGGTCTGACAATCCAGGCCGGATGTTCCCGGCACCTCCTGCCGCGGAAGCCCGGGGCAACGGAAAGGCAATGGCGAATATGGCAGCACCAGCCGCCGGCGGCAGGGCGACCCAGCGGGGTCAGCAGCCCCAGAGGGCCCCTAAGGGGCTCACAGCACGCCAGAAGAAGATCCTGGAGACCATCCAGCGCTCCGTGAACGACAACGGGTACCCGCCGTCCATGCGCGAGATTGGCGACACCGTGGGCCTGGCCAGCCTTTCGAGCGTGACACACCAGTTGTCACAGCTCGAAAAACTTGGCTACCTGCGCCGGGACCCCAAGCGGCCACGGGCCATGGAGGTCCTGATGCCCCTCACCCTGGATGGCGGAACGGCCAAACCCGCGGGATCAGCCAAGCCGGCCGTCTTGCACGCCGTTGCGGGAGGGACAGTCACGGAGCTTCCCACTGCCATGGACACCGCAATGGTGCCCCTCGTTGGCCGGATTGCGGCCGGTGGGCCGATCCTCGCCGACCAGGTCATAGAGGACGTCATGCCGCTGCCCCGCCAACTGGTGGGACAGGGCGAACTGTTTATGCTCAGGGTGGCCGGAGACTCCATGGTGGACGCAGCAATCTGCGACGGCGACTGGGTGGTGGTCCGCCGGCAGGCCGACGCCATCAATGGCGATATCGTTGCCGCCCTCCTGGACGACGAAGCCACTGTTAAGACTTTCCGCCAGCGGGACGGCCACACGTGGTTGCTTCCGCAGAATACGCAGTACGAGCCCATGCTTGGGGACCACGCCACCATCATGGGCAAGGTCGTCTCGGTACTTCGCTCGCTTTAAGATCCGGTCGTTGCAGGATCCGCTCGGTCCAGGCCACTCCATACACCCAGGGCAACCCGCCCTGAGCGGTACGCTCAGGCGCTCTCCTTGGCCAGTCTTTCCAGGGCGGCGAACGCTATTTTGCGGTCTGTCGTGGGCCAGAACGGTGGCAGCGCCGCCCGGAGGAATCCGGCGTAACGCTCCGTGGCCAGCCGTGAATCCAGCACGGCAACAACGCCCTTGTCTCCGGTGGAACGGATCAGCCTGCCCGCGCCCTGGGCAAGCCGGATGGCAGCGTGGGTGGCGGAGACCGACATAAATCCGTTTCCGCCCGCCTGGGCCACGGCACGTGAGCGGGCGGTCATCAGCGGATCGTCAGGCCGTGGGAACGGAATGCGGTCGATAACCACCAGCCGGCATGATCCGCCAGGAACGTCCACCCCCTGCCAAAGGGACATGGTCCCGAACAGGCAGGTATCGGCTTCCTCGGCAAACTGCTTGACCAGGCCCGTCATGGTGGAGTCGCCCTGGCAGAGGATGCTGAGGCCGAGGCGTGGCCGCATGGCATCGGCGGCCTCTTCGGCAGCCCGGCGTGATGAAAAGAGGCACAGGGCGCCGCCCCCGGAGGCTCGGATCAGCGCTTCGAGTTCATCGAGGGCCTCCGGTGAAGGCCCGCGGCCGGGCTTGGGCAGGTGCCCGGCCACGTACAGGATCCCCTGCTTCGGATAGTCAAAAGGAGATCCCACGTCCACGCCCGTCCAGCTGGGGGCGCCGTCGCCTACCAGCCCGAGTCCGCCGGCGGTCGGTTCAAAAGCCGAACCGATGGCCAGGGTAGCGGAGGTCAGCACCACCGTGTGGCCGGCGAAGAGGCCTTCGCGCAGCTTGCCGGCGACACTGAGCGGGGCAATATTGATCAGCGCCGGTGAGCTTTCGTCAGGCTGTGAATAGCCCTGCTGCGGATCGAAGGTACTGGCCCGGGAGAACCACACCACTTCGCGGTTCTCCTTCGCGGCAATGAGCCGTTCGCAGAGTTCCAGGATCAGCAGGAGCCGCGAACGGGCCAGTTGCCGCCCGCCGTCGGCCGTTGTGTTGCTGTCCCCCTTGGAGTCCGAGAGGGCTGCCCGGCAAGCTTCACGGAGCTGGTCCACGCAGTCCAGCTGTTCATCGTTCAGTCCATTTGGGAGCAGCCCGTTGGGAACGCCCGCCAGGGCGACCTCCAGGTTTGCGGCCGCTGCGTTCAGTGCGTCAACGGTGATGGCGGTGTGCTTCCGCGCCCCGGAAGCCGCGGCGTGAACCATAGCCACCGAAAGCTGCCCGGACACAGCTCCCGTCACCCGGTCCTGGAGTTCGTGAGCCTCATCAACCACCACAACGTCGTATTCGGGCAGTACGGCAAGTCCTTCGAACGCGCTGACCGCGAGCATGGCGTGGTTGGTGACCACAACATCGGCGTCGGCAGCGTCCTGGCGCGCCAGTTCGCTGAAGCATTCCGCCGCGAGGGGGCACTTCTGCGCCCCCAGACACTCCATCGACGTCACGGACACCTGCCGCCAGGCACGGTCAGTGACGCCGGGCAGAAGCTCGTCACGGTCGCCCGTGGTGGTCTTTTCCGCCCACTCGCGCAGCCGCACCACTTCCTTGCCAAGCTGGGATGCGGGTCCGCCCGTGGCGGCGGCGAAGTGCGGCACGCTGGTGTCCTCGCCGAGGGAGAACAGCTGGCCCTCGGCGGGCTCCTCCGAGGGGAACCCGCCTTCGAGCTTGTGCCGGCACACATAGTTGGAGCGGCCCTTGACCAGGGCCACCTTGACGGGGCGGTCCAGGGCGGGGGTTATGGTTTTCAGGAGCCGGGGAAGATCGCGGCCCACGATCTGGGTCTGCAACGCGAGTGTTGCGGTGGAGACCAGAGTGGGCTTATCGCTGACGAGCGAGTGCGCAATGAGCGGAATGAGGTAGGCCAGCGACTTTCCCGTGCCTGTTCCCGCCTGGACCAGGAGGTGGTCACCTGTTTCGATGGCCCGGGCCACCTGCCGCGCCATTTCGTGCTGGCCGCTGCGGCTTTGCCCTGCCATGCCGGCCACGGCACGGTCGAGCAGTTCAATCACGAACTGCTCGCCGGCCGTGCCCGAAATCTCCCCCGCCACCAGCTCAGTCATTACTGATGAATGATTCCAGTTCAGCCGCGAGGCCCTCACGGACCATCACCACCGCCCTCGTGCCGTCCTCGCCGTGGTCAAGGGTCAGGATTTCGGCGTCGGTCTCGTGGAGTTTGCTGATCAAATCACCCCGGTTGTACGGGATGAGGAGCTCCAGCTTGACGCTGGGCCGAGGAATCGATTCGCTGATTGCCTTGAGCAGTTCGGCGATGCCCTCCCCGGTCCGGGCCGAGACCACCACGTGGCGCGGTTCGCGCTGTTTGAGGCGCTCCACCACAAATGGGTCCGCGGCGTCGGCCTTGTTGAGCACGATGATCTCAGGCACCTTGCGGGCGTCCACTTCACTGAAGACCTTGCGGACGGCAGCGATCTGGCCTTCCGGGTCCGGGTGCGAAACATCCACTACGTGCAGGATCAGGTCCGAATCCGCAACCTCCTCCAGGGTGGAGCGGAACGCCTCCACCAGCTGGGTGGGAAGCGAGCGGACGAAGCCCACAGTGTCGGCCAGGGTGTAGCCGAGCCCGTCCGCGGTCTCGGCCTTGCGTACAGTGGGATCCAAGGTGGCGAAGAGGGCATTCTCAACGAGCACCCCCGCATCGGTCAGCCTGTTCAGCAACGACGACTTTCCTGCGTTGGTGTACCCCGCAATGGCGACGGACGGCACGGAATTACGACGGCGGTTGGCCCGCTTGGTTTCCCGGGCCGGCTTCATGGCGGCGATCTCCCGGCGGAGCTTGGCCATGCGGGTCCTGATCCGCCGACGATCCAGTTCGATCTTCGTCTCACCGGGACCGCGCGAACCCATGCCCGCGCCGGCACCGCCCACCTGGCCACCGGCCTGGCGGGACATCGACTCACCCCAGCCGCGCAGGCGCGGCAGCAGGTATTCAAGCTGCGCGAGTTCCACTTGGGCTTTGCCCTCGCGGCTCTTGGCGTGCTGGGCGAAAATATCCAGGATCAGGGCTGTGCGGTCAATGACCTTGACCTTGACGATGTCCTCCAGGCCACGGCGCTGGGACGGTGCCAGTTCGGCGTCCACCACCACGGTGTCCGCGCCGGTGGCCGTCACGATTTCCTTGAGCTCGAGGGCCTTTCCGGAACCCAGGAAGGTTCCCGGATCTGGCTTGGCACGGCGCTGCACCAGGCCGTCGAGGACCTCCGAGCCTGCTGTTTCGGCCAGGGCGGCAAGTTCGCGCAGCGAATTCTCGGCGTCCGCCAGGGTGCCCTCGGTCCACAGCCCGGCGAGTACCACACGTTCCAGGCGCAACTGCCGGTATTCGACTTCGGTGACGTCTTCGAGTTCAGTGGACAGGCCTGCCACCCGTCGAAGCGCACGGCGCTCTTCGAGGTCCTGCTGGTCGCCGTCGTAACTGGTGTGCTCTTCGTCGAGCCGGGATATTGCCTGTGCTTTTCCGAACACTGACTTGTTGCCACCGTCCGCCGTCGTGGCGTTCCTGGCCGGTACGTCTTTGGAGAGAATCCGGTCAATCACAGCTTGGATTTCCTCAGGACTCATGTCCTGGGCTGCTGGATCGGATCCGGTATTGGGCTGGCTGGTCATGATCTCCTTTGAAGATTCGGCATTTCCAGAATAGTGCCGATTGCTGGTGTGTGGTGAAGTATTCGCGCTGGGCTGACGGCTTGCAGTCATCCTGGCCTCCTGGTCTGCTGCATGTGCCGGGCAAAGTAGTGGCGTGCAGCGTAGGTTCCACGTCCTGGGGAGCATGGAGAGAGTGAAAGGCGCCGGCAACGTCAGGAAGGAACACAGGAAAGCTGATCCTTCGAGTATTGCCCGGCGGTTGGACAGGCACGGAACGCCTGTCTGGTAGCGCAATTGCGGAAGGTTGATACCTGCATCGCTGCGGGGCACGGCTGCGGGACGGGTCTGAACCCGTGCCGGCTACTCGAAGATCAAGAACATGCGTTCCAGATTAGCAGACCCGGCCGGCCGCGGTTTCCCATAGGGGCCCGCCGCCAACTAATCTGGCCAGTTATGGAGTCCGCACACTATTTCAGCGCATCGCCCGCCGGGCCTTTTACCCGCAAGCCGTTAACAGTGGAACTGGCCGGGGAAACACGCAAGCTGCAGACTTCCGCCGGAATCTTCAGCCCCGACGGCATAGACAAGGGAACGGCCGTCCTCCTGGCTGCAGTTCCAGCTCCTTCGCCCACGGGCAGCCTTCTGGACATCGGTTGCGGCTGGGGCCCGATAGCTCTGACCATGGCACTCCGGGCGCCGCACGCCCGCGTTTACGCCGTGGATGTCAATGAACGCTGTATCACGCTCACGAATGAGAACGCCGCGTTGCTCGGATTGGAAAACGTCTTTGCCAGTGCGCCAGAGGAGGTGGACCCTGAACTGCGGTTTGACACCATCTGGTCCAATCCGCCCATCCGGATCGGCAAAGACGAGCTTCACTCGCTGCTGAAGCTGTGGCTGCCGCGCCTGGCGCCGGGCGGCTCGGCCTGGCTGGTGGTCCAGAAGAACCTTGGTTCGGATTCCCTGCAGCGCTGGCTTTCCGGCGAACTGGACGCATCGTTCACCGTCAGCCGTGAAGCCACGTCCAAATCCTTCCGGATCCTCCGGGTCAGGAAAGCGTCCCGCTAGCGACTATCACCGCCGGTCCGCTCAGTTCGACATGCTCGTGGCCTCCCGCTCCGGCAAAGAACTTCACGCCGACGACGCCGCCCGGCACCTTGACGCGCCAGGTGTCGGGCGCTTCGGCCCCAGCCCAGTGCCTGATGGCCACCGCTGCCGCGCAGGCGCCAGTGCCGCACGACTGCGTTTCGCCCACGCCCCGTTCGTGGACCCGCATTGTCACCATGCCAACCCCGTCGTGGACCAGGGGTTCAGCCGGGACCACAAACTCAACATTGGTGCCGTTGGGTGGCGCCGGATCAACACGCGGAGCGGTGAATAGCCGGGTCGACTCAAGCTCGGAGAGCTCCGCAAGCGCAACCACCGTGTGCGGGTTGCCCATGCTCACTGACAGGGCAGGGCGGGGTACTTCCAGGCCGTCAGCACTGACGAGTGAATCCATGGCCTTGGCGGTGGCATCCCCGGGGAAGATGAACTCCCACGGGCCCATGTCCACTGCGTAGCCGTCCCCCGTCCGGACAACGGTCTTGACGCCGCCGCGGGTTCCTATGGTGAGTGCGCCGCCGTCGGGCAGGTCAACCAGCCCTTCAGCCCGGAGGAAGTGCACAAACACCCGGACGCCGTTGCCGCACATCTCAGAGAGCGAGCCATCACCGTTTCGGTAGTCCATGAACCATTCCGCCTCCGGCGTAGCGCCCAGAAGCTCCCGGCCCTCGGGAAGAAACCGGGAAGGGACCGCCCGGATCAGGCCATCGCCGCCGATGCCGCGGTGCCTGTCGCACAACTCCGCAACCTGGCCGGCATCTATGGTGTGAACACCCTCGGGATCGGCGATCAGCACAAAATCGTTGCCGGTGCCGTGGCCCTTGGAGAAGCGGAGTCCGCCCAGCGTACGGAATGCGGGCTGGGTGGTCTCTGATGTGGCCTCTGAAGGTGATGCGTCCATGATCCAAGGCTACCGGCACGATCCGGGACGTTGAGAATCCCGGGCCACCGCTGAGTTTTTGTCCAGATACAGGTACAGTCACCAAAATCGACCTTAACTCGCGATAATCCGACTTTAACTCGCGATAAGTGGACAAAAATTCCAGCCACTGGAGGTCAGGTGCCTGGCCTCATGCGCAGAGGGCGGCTGCCTGCGGCAAAAGCATCGGATCCTGCCAGTCCAGCCAGCTGATCCGTGGATCGGCCCGGAACCAGGTGAGCTGGCGCCTGGCGAACTGTCGGGTGGCCACAATGGTTTCCTCCGCCGCCACGTCAACTCTGGCTTCGCCGTCGAGCACCTTCAGGAACTGGGCGTAGCCCAGCGCGTGCGGCGCCGTTTTCCCGCGGCGGAGCCCGGCCTCATCAAGGCGCCGCACCTCGTCCAGCAGTCCGCTATCCACCATGGCGTGGACGCGCCGGGCCAGCCGCTCACGAAGCACCTCCCTGTCCACCGCCAGACCGATCTGGACGGCAGGTTGGAAATACTCGCGCTGGGGCATGAATGAGCTGAAGGGCCGGCCGGTGAGCTGGTGCACTTCCAATGCCCTGATAATCCGTCGGGCGTCGGACACACGGCCCGCGGACACGGGATCCACTGACCGGAGTCGCACCAGCAGCGCCTCCACGCCTGACTCGTCGAGCTCGGTCTCCAGCTGTTTCCGGATCTGCGGGTCTGTCCCGGGAAATTCCAGGACATCCAGCGCAGCGCGGACGTAGAGCCCCGAACCGCCCGCCAGGATTGCCCGCCTACCCCTGGCATGGATGTCCGCGATGATGGCCCGTGCCTGCTGCTGGAAGTCGGAGACACTCGCTTCCTGGGTCACATCCAGGGTGTCCAGGAGGTGATGGGGTACTCCCCTGCGTTCGGCCATGGTGATTTTGGCTGTCCCGATGTCCATGCCCCGGTAGAACTGCATGGCATCCGCGTTGATGACTTCCCCGTCCAGTTCCAGGGCAAGGCTGACGGCAAGATCAGACTTACCGGATCCTGTTGGGCCGACGACGGCGATGACCGGTGGGCGGGCCACCGGTCAGCGGCTGCGGACGGGCAGGGTGGGCATACCCAACGAAACGCCGGTCCGGCCGGCGCCATTGCCTGCGCTGCCCTGTGCCCTGTCCCCCGGTCCAGGGGCACCACACGAATCGGCCTGTGACCTGTCCCAGGCATCCCCGGCACGGGACCGTCGCAGCGTGTAGTCCTGAGCCGTGGGGTCGGCAACAAGGTGGAAGGCGGCCGCCTCCGTGATGGTGACGGTGACGAGGTCCCCGGGGCGGGGCGCCTGGGCACCCGGGGGAACGGAGAAGTGCACCAGCCGCTGGTCCTGGGATCGACCGGACAGCCGGTGGGTCTCCTCGGACTTGCGTCCTGACTGGGCGGTGACCATGACTTCCACGCGGCGCCCGAGCTGTTTGGCGTTTTCCTCTGCAGCGATCCTGTCCTGCAGTGCCGTCAGGCGTTCGAAACGCTCCTGGACCACGGCCTTGGGCAGCTGGTCCGGGAGCTCGGCGGCGGGAGTGCCCGGACGCTTGGAATACTGGAAGGTGAACGCGGTGGCGAACCGGGATTTTTCCACCACATCCAGGGTGGCCTGGAAGTCCTCTTCGGACTCGCCCGGGAAGCCCACAATGATGTCCGTGGAGATGGCGGCGTGCGGGATCTTCTCCCGTACCTTGTCCAGGATGCCAAGGAACTTGGTGGACCGATACGACCGTTTCATGTCCTTGAGGACCTTGTCGGAGCCCGATTGCAGCGGCATGTGCAGCTGGGGCATCACATTCGGCGTCTCCGCCATGGCGTCGATGACATCATCAGTAAAAGCCGCGGGATGGGGGCTAGTAAAGCGGACCCTTTCGAGGCCTTCGATTTCGCCGCACGCGCGCAGCAGCTTGGAAAAGGCCTGCCTGTCACCGAACTCGACACCGTAGGAGTTCACGTTCTGCCCCAGGAGCGTCACTTCGATGGCGCCGTCATCCACCAAGGCCTGGATTTCGGCGAGGATGTCACCGGGACGGCGGTCCTTCTCCTTGCCTCGAAGGGCAGGCACGATGCAGAAAGTGCACGTGTTGTTGCAGCCTACCGAGATGGACACCCAGCCCGAGTAGACCGAATCCCGCTTCGTAGGGAGTGTGGAGGGAAAAACGTCGAGGGATTCGAGGATCTCCAACTGGGCTTCGTTGTTGTGCCGCGCCCGGTCCAGCAGGGCCGGGAGGGCTCCCACGTTGTGGGTGCCGAAAACAGCGTCCACCCACGGCGCCTTCCGGAGGATGGTCTCGCGGTCCTTCTGCGCCAGGCAACCGCCCACGGCGATCTGCATTCCGGGGTTGGCCGCCTTGACCGGGGCCAGCATGCCCAGGTTGCCGTACAGCTTGTTGTCGGCGTTCTCCCTGACTGCACACGTGTTGAACACCACAACGTCCGCCTGCTCACCGTCAGCCGCGATGTAACCGGCTGCCTCCAGCATGCCTGCCATCCGCTCCGAATCGTGCACGTTCATCTGGCAGCCGAACGTGCGCACCTGGTAGGTGCGGGGCTGCTGCGCCTCAAAGTCGGAGGCGGGGGCGGTACCGGATGCGGGGGAAGGAATGGTCAAACTCACCTGTTAAGGGTACCGGGTCGGCGGGCCCCACGGATCGGCGCGGCGGAATGGGGCGGCCGGAGGAGCGGAGGCCGGGCCAGCGGCTGCTGGCAGGCAGGCTGCCAGCCCCCGCGAGAAGCTACTGGTCATTGCCGGCGGCAGCGCTGGATTCCAGCACCTCAGCCACGATCCTGAATGCCTGGGCCGGCTGGTACCCCTTACGCGCCAACATCGATGCCAGGCGCCGGGTGGTCTTGTCCCATTCAGCGCGGTCCGAGAGATCGGTCCCCGCGCGCAGCTTTCGCTCCACGAGTTGGCGGGCGGCCGCTTCCTCGTCTGCGTCTGAAAGCTGCTCCAGCGCGGCAGCAGCCGTATCTGGGTCAATTCCTTTGTCGGCCAGCTCGCGGCGAAGCGCACCCTTGGCAAGCTTCCTGGACTGGGACCGGCTGCGCACCCACATGTCCGCAAACTCGGCGTCGTCAATGAGCCGCACTTCCTGAAACCTGTCCAGCACGGCCTCGGCAACGTCTTCGGGGATGTTGCGCTCCGCCAGCTTGCGGGACAGCTGCAGCCGGCTCTTGGCCGAACTGGTCAGCTGCCGTAACACTATGGCCCGCGCGACGGACGCGGGGTCCGGCTCGGCGTCCGCGGCGATCGATGAATCCGGATCAGGTCCCTCCGGCCCGAAGCCGGAACGTCCGCCGCCACGTCTTTGCCGCCGACCTGGTCCGGAGCGGCGCCCGTCCATAAGGTCCACAGTGTCCTTAGAAGCCGTCAACGGCCTTCAGCTTCGGTGTGTCTTTGGAGTCCGCTTCGGCAGGCTTGACTCCCACGCCGAGCTTTTCCTTGATAAGACGCTCCAGCTCGGCAGCGAGTTCGGGGTTGTCGCGCAGGAACCGGCGGGAGTTTTCCATGCCCTGGCCGAGCTGGTCGCCGTCGTAGGTGAACCATGAACCGGACTTCTTGATGATGCCGTGCTCGACACCCATGTCGATGATGCCGCCCTCGCGGGAGATGCCCTGGCCGTAGATGATGTCGAACTCGGCGATTTTGAAGGGCGGTGCCATCTTGTTTTTGACGATCTTGGCCTTGGTGCGGTTGCCCACCGAGTCCGCGCCTTCCTTGAGCGTCTGGATACGGCGAACGTCGATGCGGATGGAGGCGTAGAACTTCAGGGCTTTACCACCGGTAGTGGTCTCCGGTGAGCCGAAGAAGACTCCGATCTTTTCACGGAGCTGGTTAATGAAGATTGCTGTGGTTTTGGTCTGGCTCAGACGTCCCGTGATCTTACGCAGGGCCTGGCTCATAAGGCGTGCCTGCAGGCCCACGTGGCTATCGCCCATGTCACCCTCGATTTCCGCACGCGGAACCAGGGCAGCAACGGAGTCGATCACAATAACGTCAAGTGAGCCCGAGCCGATGAGCATATCCATGATTTCCAGGGCCTGCTCACCGGTGTCCGGCTGCGACACCAGGAGGGCGTCAGTGTCTACGCCTAGTTTGGCCGCATATTCTGGATCCAGGGCGTGTTCGGCGTCGATGAATGCAGCGATGCCACCCAGGCGCTGCGCATTGGCGACTGCGTGCAGGGCAACGGTGGTTTTACCGGAGGATTCCGGGCCATAGATCTCCACGACTCGGCCGCGCGGGAGGCCGCCAATTCCCAGAGCCACATCGAGGGCAATGGATCCAGTGGGGATGACTTCGATCGGTGCACGGACTTCGTCGCCCAGGCGCATGACTGAGCCTTTGCCGAACTGCTTGTCTATCTGGGCAAGCGCTGCGTCGAGCGCCTTCTGGCGATCCGGGGCTGCGGCCATGGTTCACACCTCTAATGCTTTCTCGCGTTGGAGTGGCCTCAGCGGCCGTTTATTGGTCATCTCTGACGCTAATGGCACCCACTGACATTCTCTCCGGATGACATCGGCTATGTGGATAACCCACTAGGAAAAGCATAGCTTTACCCGAACAGGTATTCGAACAATCCGGCGGCGTGTCAGCTTGAAAAGCGTCAGTCGCGGAGGGGTTTAATGTCACGGCCCAAGCGGCGCTCCGGCGGCACGTCCTGAACGTCGCAGACGGCCAGCCACACGCTCCGGGGGCTGACACCTGCGGCCAGGGCCTGGTCAGCAGTGCGTCCACCCACTCCGGCCAGGACCAGAGTACTGCTGAGGACCCGGGAATACCCTGCCCCGAACTCGTCGTCCATAAGCCGCCAATAGTCACTGATTCGCACCAATAGAGTCTCTCACGACGCCGGACCCTAGAATTGTTGCCATGAGCAACTCTCCTGACGTCCCGGCTGGTGCAGGTCCTGCAGACGACACCGTCGATGCGGCGCTGAAGTCCGTGGAACATCAGATCAGCCTATTCTGGCGCCGTGCCCGTTCCGTGTCCCATCAATTGTCGCGCCAGGTCCACCCAGACATGGAACCGGCAGCCTACGGCCTGCTGACGGTGATCCGGAGGGAGGGTCCCATCCGGTTGACTGACCTCGCGCAGAGCATAGGCGTGGGAAAGCCGTCCGTCAGCCGGCAGATCGCCTTCCTGGAAAGCATCGGCCTGATATCCAAGGAAGCAGATCCCTTGGATGGCCGGGCCCAAGCGATCCGCCTGACGGAAAAAGGCGAAGAAAAGATGCACCAGGTCCAGGATGCCAGGCGGGAAGTATTCCGTGAGCGGCTGGGCGAATGGCCGCTGGAGGAGCTGCAGACCCTCGCCGAGTACATGGCCAAGCTCAATGCCATCTACGAACGCGACGGATTCCCCAAGGACGGACCCGCGCCGGTCAACGATTCGAAATAGCGCAAAACAATGGAAGCCTCCGGCCCATGGCCGGAGGCTTCCATTTCAATCTCTTCGTTTGGTCCCTCAGGGGGCTACAGGGCGCCGGAAAGCATGCCCTTCGAGAGTTCGTTGTTAAGCTCGGCATTCAGGTCGCGATCAAGGTCGCGGCCGTAACGCTGCGAGAATTCCTGAGGAACGGTGTCCGGAACGGCAACGCCCTCGGCGACAGCGACACGGTCGCTGACCTCACGGAGCATGCTGGACAGTGGTACGTCCAGGGCGGAGCAGATAGAGGACAGGAGCTCCGATGAAGCTTCCTTCTGGCCCCGCTCCACTTCACTGAGGTAACCCAAGGAAACCCGGGCACTGTGCGAAACTTCGCGGAGCGTGCGTCCCTGGCGCTGGCGGACATCGCGCAGGACATCACCGATTTCGTGACGAAGTACAACCATCTTGCGCTCCTTCTGTTCGCTCTTGGCCTGATCGGCGAGGCCCACATCCTTCCAGCGGACAACGCCGTTAACGGATACGGGCTGCTTTACCATCTGTATCGCCTTGCTCCCTCATGAGTCCGGTCCGCCGTGGAGCGAACCGTGGTGGTTTATTCATCCTAGGCGCCTCCGCTACCCGGAAGCGACACAATGTAATAACTAATGGGTACCAGGATTTGTTCCCGGCAACTTTACGCCCGGTAGCTTCAGGAAGATAGGGCAGCGAGCAGTCTTTCCAAGGCAGCCCCGCAGGCCTGCCCGCGGATCTCCGCTCGGTTCCCCGTAAAGCCGTATTCGAAGTAGGCTGAGCCGTCCGCCGTAGCTATGCCGACGTACACGGTTCCGACGGTCTTGCCATCGTGCTCGTCCGGACCGGCCACACCCGTCGTGGCTACCCCGATGTCCGAACCGAGGATGTTGCGGGCGCCTGCGGCCATGGCTGCCGCAACGTCGCCGTCCACGGCTCCGGCGGCGGCCAGCAGCTCTGGAGAAACACCCAGGACATCCACCTTTACCGAGTTCTGATAGGCAACAACCCCGCCCTGCAGCATTCCGGAGGCTCCGGCGGTGTCAGCGAGCATGGCGGAAACCATGCCGGCGGTCAGGGACTCGGCGGTGGCGACCGTCAGTCCCCGGTCCACGGCACTTTTGACGGTTTCCCCGGCGAGGTGGTGAAGATTTGTCATGTCGGCTCCTTTGCCTCGGCATTGCGGCATGCGCGCCGCGAGTGCTATTTAGTGTCGGATTTCGTTCCGTCGCGCTTGCCCAGGGTCCGGAGCCGCAGTGCTTCCACCACATAGGCGACTCCCGTCCACACCGTGATCAGCACCGCCGCCATCATCACGGCGAAAGCCACCCACACGAGCCATGGGGCCAGGGCACCGAGGGGCACGAGATAGAGGAAGATGGCGGCGGTCTGCACCACAGTCTTCAGTTTGCCTCCGCGCGATGCGGGGATGACGCCGTAGCGGATCACAAAGAAGCGCAGGGCGGTGATGCCCCATTCCCGGACGAGGATGACCACTGTCACCCACCAGGGCAGTTCACCAAGGACGGAGAGCATGACCAGCGCCGAGCCGATCAGGAGCTTGTCCGCGATGGGGTCGGCGATTTTGCCGAAGTCAGTGATGAGGCCGCGGCTCCTGGCGATGTCGCCGTCGAGCTTATCCGTGTAGATCGCGACGGCGAACGCCAGCACGGCGGCCCAGCGCCAGAGCCCTGACTCGCTCCGCAATCCGGGGGCATCAATGAGAAGGAACCAGACGAAGAACGGCACCAGCGCGATGCGGAGCATGGTCAGGATATTGGGAAGATTCCAGATCCCCGAGTTGC from Arthrobacter pascens includes:
- the lexA gene encoding transcriptional repressor LexA translates to MAAPAAGGRATQRGQQPQRAPKGLTARQKKILETIQRSVNDNGYPPSMREIGDTVGLASLSSVTHQLSQLEKLGYLRRDPKRPRAMEVLMPLTLDGGTAKPAGSAKPAVLHAVAGGTVTELPTAMDTAMVPLVGRIAAGGPILADQVIEDVMPLPRQLVGQGELFMLRVAGDSMVDAAICDGDWVVVRRQADAINGDIVAALLDDEATVKTFRQRDGHTWLLPQNTQYEPMLGDHATIMGKVVSVLRSL
- a CDS encoding ATP-dependent DNA helicase, which encodes MTELVAGEISGTAGEQFVIELLDRAVAGMAGQSRSGQHEMARQVARAIETGDHLLVQAGTGTGKSLAYLIPLIAHSLVSDKPTLVSTATLALQTQIVGRDLPRLLKTITPALDRPVKVALVKGRSNYVCRHKLEGGFPSEEPAEGQLFSLGEDTSVPHFAAATGGPASQLGKEVVRLREWAEKTTTGDRDELLPGVTDRAWRQVSVTSMECLGAQKCPLAAECFSELARQDAADADVVVTNHAMLAVSAFEGLAVLPEYDVVVVDEAHELQDRVTGAVSGQLSVAMVHAAASGARKHTAITVDALNAAAANLEVALAGVPNGLLPNGLNDEQLDCVDQLREACRAALSDSKGDSNTTADGGRQLARSRLLLILELCERLIAAKENREVVWFSRASTFDPQQGYSQPDESSPALINIAPLSVAGKLREGLFAGHTVVLTSATLAIGSAFEPTAGGLGLVGDGAPSWTGVDVGSPFDYPKQGILYVAGHLPKPGRGPSPEALDELEALIRASGGGALCLFSSRRAAEEAADAMRPRLGLSILCQGDSTMTGLVKQFAEEADTCLFGTMSLWQGVDVPGGSCRLVVIDRIPFPRPDDPLMTARSRAVAQAGGNGFMSVSATHAAIRLAQGAGRLIRSTGDKGVVAVLDSRLATERYAGFLRAALPPFWPTTDRKIAFAALERLAKESA
- the hflX gene encoding GTPase HflX — protein: MTSQPNTGSDPAAQDMSPEEIQAVIDRILSKDVPARNATTADGGNKSVFGKAQAISRLDEEHTSYDGDQQDLEERRALRRVAGLSTELEDVTEVEYRQLRLERVVLAGLWTEGTLADAENSLRELAALAETAGSEVLDGLVQRRAKPDPGTFLGSGKALELKEIVTATGADTVVVDAELAPSQRRGLEDIVKVKVIDRTALILDIFAQHAKSREGKAQVELAQLEYLLPRLRGWGESMSRQAGGQVGGAGAGMGSRGPGETKIELDRRRIRTRMAKLRREIAAMKPARETKRANRRRNSVPSVAIAGYTNAGKSSLLNRLTDAGVLVENALFATLDPTVRKAETADGLGYTLADTVGFVRSLPTQLVEAFRSTLEEVADSDLILHVVDVSHPDPEGQIAAVRKVFSEVDARKVPEIIVLNKADAADPFVVERLKQREPRHVVVSARTGEGIAELLKAISESIPRPSVKLELLIPYNRGDLISKLHETDAEILTLDHGEDGTRAVVMVREGLAAELESFISND
- a CDS encoding class I SAM-dependent methyltransferase, which translates into the protein MESAHYFSASPAGPFTRKPLTVELAGETRKLQTSAGIFSPDGIDKGTAVLLAAVPAPSPTGSLLDIGCGWGPIALTMALRAPHARVYAVDVNERCITLTNENAALLGLENVFASAPEEVDPELRFDTIWSNPPIRIGKDELHSLLKLWLPRLAPGGSAWLVVQKNLGSDSLQRWLSGELDASFTVSREATSKSFRILRVRKASR
- the dapF gene encoding diaminopimelate epimerase — protein: MDASPSEATSETTQPAFRTLGGLRFSKGHGTGNDFVLIADPEGVHTIDAGQVAELCDRHRGIGGDGLIRAVPSRFLPEGRELLGATPEAEWFMDYRNGDGSLSEMCGNGVRVFVHFLRAEGLVDLPDGGALTIGTRGGVKTVVRTGDGYAVDMGPWEFIFPGDATAKAMDSLVSADGLEVPRPALSVSMGNPHTVVALAELSELESTRLFTAPRVDPAPPNGTNVEFVVPAEPLVHDGVGMVTMRVHERGVGETQSCGTGACAAAVAIRHWAGAEAPDTWRVKVPGGVVGVKFFAGAGGHEHVELSGPAVIVASGTLS